In Kordiimonas pumila, a single genomic region encodes these proteins:
- a CDS encoding pirin family protein, with protein sequence MSWLPCADPDVDLNAPESVEMAILPRTGDIGNFEVHRALPFKEKRMVGPFIFWDQMGPGEFLTGQGVDVRPHPHIGLSTVTYLFDGTMDHKDSIGNDMRIVPGDVNLMTAGSGIVHSERTGLDIRQKPSSLYGIQSWLAQPLKHENGSPAFSHTEKQDLPSFDESGLKGRVILGEFSGVSSPVQTQWDTLYVDFHLENGGQVQIPNTTEERALYVLSGQIEIGGVTYDPQRMMVLRPGDTVTIKALSPVHMMLLGGAAMDSKRYIFWNFVASSKERLEQAKEDWREGRFDKVAGDDKEFIPLPD encoded by the coding sequence ATGAGTTGGTTACCCTGCGCTGACCCTGATGTAGATTTAAATGCCCCGGAGAGTGTCGAAATGGCTATTCTGCCGCGAACAGGGGACATCGGTAATTTTGAAGTTCACCGCGCACTGCCCTTTAAAGAAAAACGCATGGTCGGGCCGTTTATTTTCTGGGATCAAATGGGGCCGGGGGAGTTTTTAACCGGACAAGGCGTAGATGTGCGCCCACACCCGCATATCGGGCTTTCCACTGTTACCTATTTGTTTGATGGCACAATGGATCACAAAGACTCGATCGGTAATGATATGCGCATCGTACCGGGAGATGTAAATTTAATGACCGCCGGATCGGGCATCGTCCATTCCGAGCGTACAGGCCTTGATATCCGGCAAAAACCCTCCAGCCTTTACGGTATTCAAAGCTGGTTAGCGCAACCATTAAAGCACGAAAATGGCAGCCCTGCTTTTAGCCACACTGAAAAACAAGATTTGCCGAGCTTTGATGAAAGTGGCTTAAAGGGCCGCGTTATTCTGGGCGAATTTTCAGGTGTGAGCTCTCCCGTACAAACACAATGGGATACGCTTTACGTCGATTTTCACTTAGAAAACGGCGGACAGGTGCAAATTCCCAATACGACGGAAGAACGCGCGCTTTATGTGTTGTCCGGCCAGATTGAAATTGGCGGCGTAACCTATGATCCGCAGCGAATGATGGTGCTGCGCCCCGGTGATACAGTAACAATCAAGGCGCTTTCGCCCGTCCATATGATGCTCCTTGGCGGCGCCGCAATGGACAGCAAACGCTATATCTTCTGGAACTTTGTTGCTTCTAGCAAGGAGCGGCTGGAACAGGCTAAAGAGGATTGGCGCGAAGGCCGATTTGATAAAGTGGCAGGCGATGACAAAGAGTTTATTCCCTTACCTGATTAA